In Lathyrus oleraceus cultivar Zhongwan6 chromosome 2, CAAS_Psat_ZW6_1.0, whole genome shotgun sequence, the DNA window AACAAAAAACTTAGAATTTTGCTAAGTCTAAAAACTAATAAATCCCTGGTCTATAACTGCTTGGAAATTCGACCAAGGTTAGCAACATCATCCGACGAAAATCAGTTTGTCGAAAAACACAAATTTAATCTCATGTTGTAATGACCATTTCGACATAAAAATAACTCAAATCATATAAGTCTTAAAAGTTTCTAAGTTCATAAAATCAAAGTTAGTGTCGAAAGTTCGAGATAACATCCACACAAAAAATTAAGTATGATGAAATTCTCCTAATATGAGATCTTGTACAAATCACCTGCACGTCATACCCTTTAGAAAATCACAAGAACTCTAACTTAATATTCCTAAAAAAGTTAGCTaaacatttaaatatttttaCTGACTCCAGATTTTACTTGTTCGAAATGAGTTGATAAATGATAAATAATAAACTCAAATGTGTTTTGAAAATCAAATGGAGTTCATATCAAGATACACTTTATATTCTAAATTCTAAACATCATAATCACACTTGTATCTACGGGTGTTAATGGGCGTGGGTGGATCAGCGAACCCACTGACTTAAACTGAACTAACTCATAAATTACTAAAACACATTCATTTACGGGTATACCAAATTCAACCCACAACAACTCGTATAATTTTGATTCGGATATCGGGTTTGAGTTCCCAACCCGCAGATCCATTGACCAAATTAAATGATGTGGCATTAGTAATTacttattttttattattattttaaataaacatttaaaattaaCATCTCACTACGAACTATTATTTTTTCAAAAAGTATTATTCTCCACCAATAATACTATTAGATCAATTAGTTTACATGATTCTAAGATTAAATATCgtttcttattttcttttgcGTCATTTCCAACTTACATATTTTATGGAAATAATATGTCTAGTGGAATTTTACTCCCTCTGTTCTTTTTTAAGTGTCCATTTCTTATaaaaaattgtttctttttaatGGTCACTTGCATAGTTCAAGGTAATATTAATTGTAATTTTGTCAAAATCACTCCTAGATAACTATTATATATAGAGAAAAGGTAAatgaatataataaataattaaaagtATTATAAGTAAAACAAGAATTAATATTtgaaaaataacaataatgattagcttCCTTGGCATatgtaaaaagtcaaaaaaatgATAATTAAAAAGGAACAGAGAGAATATACTATTATCAAGTGTTATGTCGTGTTAATaaattttattagatattatagAATATGTTTCATCTGATTTGAGTGTTAGaaataaatataattttattgaattgtgtcaataatttatttaaattgaaaaaaaatattaaaaaacattttttatttaaaacacAATCCACAAATCCAACTCATAAATAAGTTGGGTCGAATCAGATTTGATAATGAAATAATAGATTGAACGATGAACCTAACCTATTAAAATTTAAACGGATTAGACTGAACTCAATCCAATCTAACTCACATACATCCGTATTTGTATCATCTTATCCTTACCGATTTCATATTTAACATCGTAGACCATTATAGCTTTAATGAATAATGAATAATTCGGTATGCTAAATAAAGATCATGTTAAACATGTCTTTTACTAGGTAAATGACAAAGAAACCTCAGACCCACCCTGAAGAGCTTAGTTGGAAGTTAGCCATAGTGCGGCTCCTACATTATAGAAAGATGGTTCCTTTACCATCTCTAAAAATTCCACTAAAAATATCTCTCTAACATACCCCGTCGAATTAGATAACTTGGCAAATTAACAAGTAAAATTAAGATAGTATCATACATGGGATATCGATGACAAACTCAATTATTGATTTAACATAATCAAAGCATGCCTCATAGTTGCCAAAAGTCACATCAATTCATAATTCATAATTGCTTAAAGGGTAAAAAAGCATGTGCTACATCCTAACTATTCTTGGCCGCATTTATATCTATATGATATAGTTATACTTATACCCCTCATCAAATCGCAATATCTTCTTGAGTTTAAAACTTTAATCACAAAAATTACAGCTGTATTTAGCTGGTATCAATAAATGATAGTTTGTACAAGTGACCATACAAATTGAATAGCATGATAACAATAGAATGAAGCTAAAGTGCTGAACAGGTAGACATTTCATCTCAGATAATCGTGATTACTGATGTGGCGGCACACTCAAATTGGAAATCCCACACACACCATCATTATCATCTTTCCACCAAACGTGATTACATACTATACGCATCTTCACAAAATGATAGCGAGCCATGTCTCTTTCCATGCTTTCTTTGTTTCCCATTATTTAGAAAATTAAACCACTAACATTCATAAAGAGaattatattattaattaaaaaaataataaaatgaataCTGTCTTAATCACCTTGGATTATCTTAAAAATAAGTTGTGGCAAGAAACACTACTAGCTGTAAGCTGTAACTGAAAAGTATATAAAAACCGTTACAGAGCCCGAGCCACTGGCGCGTTGTACCAAACCGCTTTCACTCATTCTCTCTTTCCGTTTCAATCTTGATTTCGGATATGTGCGTTGTACAAACACTGTGTTCACCGTGCGGTGGTGGATTGTTCCAGAACATTGAATGCGGGACTTCGACGGAGAAGGTACGATTTGTTAAGTTTCACCGTGGATTCAATGCCGTTGGATTAGGTAGTTTTCGTAAAAGCCTGTTGAAACCGATTGCGGCGAAGGATGGCCGTGAATCCTCTCTTTCCGGTGACGGTAACGGTAGCGGTAGCGGTCCTCCGAAGTACAAGGGGATTTCTGTGAATACACGGAACTGCGTCAAAAATGAACCTGATTCATCTTTCACTAATCACTCTGCTGGTATTACAttgttttatttatatttttattattaattgTATTATTACTTGCTCTTAATTTCCGTTCATGTTATCTATATCATGCATTCTACGGAATACTGAATCAAATTTATGCGATGAACGTGTTATGGATATTCCTAATTTTTAAAATAAACTTGTTTAAGATTCTCTACCTCAAGCGCTAACACCTCACAAGATACAATTCAAATGCAATTTTGAATCTGGATCTAAGCAATATGATTATGTTATTTTAAgagtgatgattcaaatctttaACCCAGCTACCATCTAGCTAGGTAAAAATGTCCGTGACTTGTCGACAAATGGGAATTCGACGAACATTTTGTGGCATGAATGTCCAATTCAGAAGCATGATAGACAGAAAATACTTCAACAAAAAGGCTGTGTCATTTGGATAACTGGTCTCAGTGGTTCAGGTTTGTGaaattttgttttcttttataCGGCCGTTGTTTCTTTGTGTTTGCTATAGTATCAAATGCATTCTTGATTCAATTGGTGATTCGATTTGacttgatttgatttgaatttcTTACATTGACCTTATTTTTAAGGTCAGTGATCCAGAAAAGTGAAAGCAATTGTGTTCAGCTTAGTTAGAATACCCGCATATTGCCTTGCCTCTCTTCTAGATATATACACCAGCACTATTTCTCCCCATCTCTCTGTCTGATTAATTAGAGTTTTTGACATTGGTTTAAGGAAAAAGTACGATAGCATGCGCTTTGAGTCGAAGCTTGCACTCGAGAGGAAAGTTAACTTATATCCTTGACGGTGACAATATTCGACATGGTCTAAACCGTGATCTTAGTTTTAGAGCAGAAGATCGCTCTGAGAACATACGAAGGATTGGTGAGTTACTGCACATTTCCCTTAATCTTGCACCTCTTTTGCTATATAATTTGAGTAGCTTAACGTCATGAATGATGTTTCAGGTGAAGTAGCAAAACTCTTGGCAGATGCAGGAGTTATTTGCATCACCAGTTTAATATCACCATACCAAAAGGATCGGGATGCTTGCAGGGCTCTACTACCCAAAGAAGATTTTATTGAGGTACATTCTTGTAGAGGTGAACCAAATTATGCAGGTAGTTTGGCATCTGCTAAATGCTGACAATAGTGAACACTATGATTATTGAACAAGACAAGATGTTCTTCATTGCCTATGCTGTCTTACATCTCTCAACCCATACATGTTGTAGGTCTTCTTAGATGTGCCTCTAGCTGTGTGTGAAGCAAGGGACCCAAAGGGGCTATACAAGCTTGCTCGAGCTGGAATGATTAAAGGTATTAGATTTTTTATTTGCAACACTGCTTTATTTGTGTTATATTTTTTAGGTATTATGCTAAACAAATTATGTTTATACTCGATTGTTTTGTATCTATTTTAGCTTCAGCCTCTTTATAAAATCATGCTTATTTATCTTTTTAGTGCAGATGGATTTGTGCATCAATATTGATTTATCTATTTGAATATCTGCAGGTTTCACTGGGATAGATGATCCATATGAACCCCCGTGTAGTTGTGAGGTATGTATTTGTTAGGTCTTACAAGTATTTTTGTTGTTAGAGAGGAATTGGATGAACTAATGTATACCATATAAACGAGATGTCAGAGTAATTAATCCAGCTCTTCTTTTCGTTTTGATCAGGCCTCTCCTAAAATGATATTAAATTGATTAGACTTATACATACTCTTGCAGATAGTATTGCAGCAGATAAAAGGAAGTGAATGTATGTCTCCAAATAATGCAGCCGAAAAAGTAATATCTTACTTGgagaaaaatgggtacctgagGGCCTGACTATGCCGGAATGGCTTATTTCTTGTTTTTATAGGTATGTTGTATGTAACACATTCTGGGGCACATAAAAAACTGTTTCTTAGCAAGGAAATCATTGTTCACTATGCATCTAATTCCATCCAAGGCACATACATCCATATTGTATTTATGTCTTCATTATATAGACATCAGTAAGTGGGGTGGTTCAGTAGGAAGGAATTGGTCTTGATTGGTAATATGATGTAAGAAAAATAAAACAAGAATTATGTGTATATTAATTATTCTTATCTTTTGGCAAACAAACAAATGTCTGTTGTGGAATGTGCAGTGCCAGTGCCGGTGAAAATTTGTTTGTTATCCAATGTAACATCTATCCGCAACTAGTCACCGGAAATACTAGGCATTGGAGTCATTTTGTTTGACATTTCTGCTTTAATACTCGATGCTGGTGTGCTTATATACCTAAACTAGTTAAAAGACTAAGTTAATGAGTAAGTATTTAAACTAATTTAAACTTAAACACTATGAGTTTTGATTTTACTTAACATATACTAGTTATTAAATTAATAGCAGCAGCGTCAGAACTAAAGTTATGTGTATAGATGATGTAGTCATTAAATGCGCTGCCAATAATGAATGTTCACATTTGATAGAATGAATTTCTCACATTATTCATTTAATCTTTCTCAAGATTTACAAAACCATAACAACCTATATATAGCAAAGAATGTATGGTGGATGGTTCAAAAGTTAATTACACTAATGCATGTATGTGCATGGTGATCCACTTATATTAACATACATCAATGGATATGTAAAGGGATGTAACTAGTTGTCTAAGCTAGCTTCCTAATAACATTTCATGTTAGATTGTGTTATAATTCTCCCAATCTTTGACCAAGAGAAATCATGTTTTCCGTCTAAGCCTCCACGTAATGCTTGTTGCATGTTTTTCTCACAGCGTTACAGTTCCTACTTTGGTGTATGTTCCACCTTTGATTCCTTCACTCTTAAGCACGAGTTGAAGGCCTATAAGCTTGATATAGAGAGATACACATGACACATTAGTTTAAGTGAGTAATTTGGTGAGAATTCTTGTTCCATTTGAGAGAGTGTAGTAGATATTGAGAGAAAATATTGCTCTTTGTCCTTGTTACTGTAAGAGGATTTGTTGTACTCTTTCTTTTATACAGTGGAACTTTGCTCGTGATCGCGTGTGGTTTTTTACTTCTCAAATTGAGGAGTTTTTCACGTAATTCTTGTGTGTTCTCTTTCTTGTTATTTTACTTACTTCTCTTTAATTCTCAATTGTCTCGATCCTTTGCTTCCGCTGATATCTTAACATCCGCTGATATCTTAACAAGTCGTATCAGAGCTCTCTCTTGGAATTTCAAAATGTCTATTAAAATTGGCATTGGTAAGTTTGATGGCAAGATTAGCTTTTATATTTGGCGAGTCCAAATGACGGTCGTTCTCAGAACAAATTAAAGAAAGTTTTATATGGAAAGGCATAGAAGCCAACTTCTATGACCGATGAGCAATGGGACGAGTTGGATGAAAATGGCGTTGCATAAATCCAACTTTGTTTGTCTAAGGAGGTTCTCCTCCTTGAAGTAGTCAATCAAACAACTATCGTAGAGTTATGGTTGAAGTTAGAAACTCTATACATGACCAATAGCCTTAAAACAAGCTTTGTCTTAAAGAACACTTATATACCATTAGAATGGTTGAAGGTGCTCTTATTCAATCTTTTCTTGATGAGTAGGTGCTCTTATTCAATCTTTTCTTGATGAGTTTAACTCTATCATTTTGGATCTGGAAAATATTGATATTAAAATTGATGATGAAGATAAAGTTGTTTTGTGGTTGTCTCTTTACCTTCTACCTACAAACACTTCAAAGATATCATATTATATAGAAATAATGATGCATTATCTTTGAAGATGATAAATCTAATTTATTATCCAAAGAAAAAATTGATCTTGAAGCTCATTTTGTGGACAAGGGTGAGGGCTTAAGTGTTAGAGGAAGAACTCAAGAAAGAGGGAGTATAAATTACAAAAAATTTAGATCCAAATCCAGGGGACGCAAATCCAACAATTTTTTGCAATTGCAAGAAATTTGGGCATGAGATTTCAGATTGTTTTATCTTGAagaaaaaacaagaaaaataagaaaaaaggGAAAACTCAATAATTCCCCGAAGTTGCCAATATTGAAGCTGATTATGTCGGTGACATTACTTTATATGTCGTCTCTTCTAATAAGAGGAGTAAAACAAAATGGATTCTTGATTCTGGATGTACTTTTCATATGTGTCCTCATAAGAACTTATTTACCACTTTTGAACCTGTTTTGATTGTGGTGTTGTCTTGATGGGTAATGATGCCCAATGCAAGGTTGCATGAATAGGTACAATTCAGATCAAGAATAATGATGATGTCATCAGGACTTTGGCTAACTCCATTATATATCTGATTTGAAGCGGAGCCTAATTTCTCTTGGCTCTCTCGAGTCTCTCGGGTGCAAGTATTCAACTGGAGGTGGAGTTCTAAAGGTATTGAAAGGTTATCTTGTTTTATTGAAAGCTAACTGAATTGGTAGTTTATATGTCTTGCAAGGGATTGTTGTGACATGTTTAGCAATTGTATCATCTTCTATGCTTGAGAATGATGTCACTAAACTATGGCGCATGCGTCTGGGCCATATGAGTGAAAAAGGCATAAATCTTCTAAGTAAACAATACCATCTTGGTAAACATGACATTGATTATCTTCTAGAGAATATAGTAATCATCTGTAACAAGGAGATGATTACTCTATTGCTCGAGATAGAGCTAGAAGACAAATCAGAAAACCAACCAGATACATTAATGATGATTATTTAGTTGCTTATGCACCTTCTATTGCATAAGAGATAAAATATGACATTGAGCCTTCTAGATATTCTGAAGTTGTTTCTTGTGTTGAATCTTCTCAGTAGCTAATGGCTATGAATGAAGAAATTAAGAGTCTTCATAAAAACAATACTTGGGCTTTTACAGAGATTCCTAAAGGCAAGCGACCGTTAAGGTGTACAGGCCGACCGAACGCATTTTTAGGCCTAAGGCGAAATTAGTTAacaatattttaaaataatatttaattaaaattaaaccaaaattttaattttatatatatatatatatataatcatttattttaatttttgtgtAATGAAATTTTAGCTTTAGttttaaacaaatttaaaaaatTATGGAATTTAATTGACTTCACAAAATTATTCTCTGATGCACGAAGGAGCCTCTCATTATATTTTTGATATGTATAAATTCTTCATTACTGTTGTTCGTTGTTTCTATCATTGATGTTGTTGTCATAGGTCATCGTTGTCGTCGTTGTTGTTCCATCGTTGATGTTATTGCCATATGTGGTTGTTGATGTTGTTTACTATAATGTTGTTATAGTATTTGTTGTTGTTCTGGTAGTTATTGTTGGATGcgtattat includes these proteins:
- the LOC127120482 gene encoding adenylyl-sulfate kinase 3; translated protein: MCVVQTLCSPCGGGLFQNIECGTSTEKVRFVKFHRGFNAVGLGSFRKSLLKPIAAKDGRESSLSGDGNGSGSGPPKYKGISVNTRNCVKNEPDSSFTNHSAGKNVRDLSTNGNSTNILWHECPIQKHDRQKILQQKGCVIWITGLSGSGKSTIACALSRSLHSRGKLTYILDGDNIRHGLNRDLSFRAEDRSENIRRIGEVAKLLADAGVICITSLISPYQKDRDACRALLPKEDFIEVFLDVPLAVCEARDPKGLYKLARAGMIKGFTGIDDPYEPPCSCEIVLQQIKGSECMSPNNAAEKVISYLEKNGYLRA